A single Pedobacter sp. PACM 27299 DNA region contains:
- a CDS encoding M28 family metallopeptidase has product MKKLMFIFLFIFTRSVFGQDLDMARKVIDTLTSSEMWGRGYTKDGMAKAASFISSTFAAYGLVPMDGKDFKQVFNYPVNTFPGEMMLRINGKLLLPGKDFLLSPESKGLKAENLTLAQKDSVSFINIEHRVLVLLRDQLTWSVAPEAADYTVIEVDKKAITEVPEKISVHIENKFLPEFQAANVCGLIKGTQYPDSILLMTAHYDHLGSLGKDTYFPGANDNASGTALLLNLAKYYAKNPQRYTIAFIGFAGEENGLQGSKYFTEHPLIDLHDIRFLMNVDMVGTGEDGITVVNATIHPKEFALLQQINQDKKYLSKINSRGKAANSDHYFFTEKGVPAFFLYTQGGIAAYHDINDLSLTLPLTKFQDLFRLFIDFNKALIK; this is encoded by the coding sequence ATGAAAAAGCTGATGTTTATCTTCCTGTTTATTTTTACAAGATCGGTCTTCGGGCAAGATTTAGACATGGCTAGAAAGGTAATAGACACCCTGACTTCCAGCGAAATGTGGGGACGGGGCTATACTAAGGATGGCATGGCCAAAGCGGCCAGTTTTATCAGTTCAACATTTGCCGCTTACGGCTTGGTTCCCATGGATGGAAAGGACTTCAAACAGGTCTTCAACTACCCTGTAAACACTTTTCCTGGCGAAATGATGCTGCGTATTAATGGAAAATTACTCCTTCCTGGAAAGGATTTTTTGCTGAGTCCAGAAAGTAAAGGATTAAAAGCAGAAAACCTCACATTGGCACAAAAAGACAGTGTCAGTTTTATCAATATCGAACACCGGGTGCTCGTCCTGCTAAGAGATCAGCTGACCTGGTCTGTCGCGCCGGAAGCAGCCGATTATACGGTTATAGAAGTCGACAAGAAAGCAATAACTGAGGTTCCTGAAAAAATATCGGTTCACATTGAAAATAAATTCCTACCAGAATTTCAGGCGGCCAATGTTTGTGGCCTGATAAAAGGCACACAATATCCGGATTCTATCCTGTTAATGACCGCACATTACGACCACTTGGGGAGCTTAGGGAAAGATACGTACTTCCCTGGAGCCAATGATAATGCCAGTGGAACTGCCCTCTTACTGAACCTCGCAAAATATTACGCCAAAAACCCGCAACGGTATACCATCGCTTTTATCGGCTTTGCCGGTGAAGAAAACGGGTTACAAGGCTCCAAGTATTTCACGGAGCATCCTTTAATTGACCTTCATGACATCCGGTTCTTGATGAATGTAGATATGGTGGGCACCGGCGAAGATGGCATTACTGTAGTCAACGCTACGATTCACCCTAAAGAATTCGCTTTATTGCAGCAAATCAATCAAGACAAAAAGTACCTGAGTAAAATCAATTCCAGAGGTAAAGCGGCCAATAGCGACCACTATTTTTTTACAGAGAAAGGTGTACCTGCTTTTTTCCTGTATACCCAGGGCGGAATTGCAGCCTATCACGACATCAATGATTTATCTTTAACCTTGCCTTTAACCAAGTTTCAAGATCTTTTCAGGTTGTTTATTGACTTTAATAAAGCTTTGATAAAATAG
- a CDS encoding NAD(P)/FAD-dependent oxidoreductase: MNIRSNEPFWLVKNGLLHTYPSLKENIICEVLIVGSGITGALMAHSMRKHGYDTVLIDKREIANGSSSATTSMLQYEIDVPLYKLTEMIGAQGAIASYKACKEAIYTLKDLVAEIASPCGFERKESLYFAGRRKDVSWLKTEFEARKTAGFGVSWLEKKEIKERYGILAEGGILSEDGGSVDAFCLAHDLLHYNAKKGLRVFDRTTLKKVKYEKNKVLVELETGLQITAEKVIYCTGYETQAMLPEKVVSLKSTYAMVSEKDHTLSPELENTLFWNTDTPYLYMRSTADGRLLVGGEDENFKNPGLRDALLGRKRDRLIKTLKTYLPDHQFVEDFCWCGTFGETKDGLPYIGAHPKFPNSYFVLGFGGNGITFSVAGMDIIPEMMKGRPGLLSHYFRFGR; this comes from the coding sequence ATGAATATTCGATCTAATGAACCTTTTTGGTTAGTGAAAAATGGCTTGCTGCATACTTATCCTTCCTTAAAGGAAAATATCATTTGCGAAGTTCTGATTGTAGGAAGTGGCATTACGGGCGCCTTAATGGCGCATTCCATGAGGAAACATGGCTATGATACGGTATTGATAGACAAAAGAGAAATCGCTAACGGCAGTAGTTCAGCAACAACTTCTATGCTGCAATACGAGATTGATGTCCCACTTTATAAGTTGACGGAAATGATTGGGGCACAAGGTGCGATTGCCAGTTATAAAGCTTGCAAAGAGGCCATTTATACCCTAAAAGATTTAGTGGCTGAGATTGCATCGCCCTGCGGATTCGAACGGAAAGAGTCACTTTATTTTGCAGGCAGGCGCAAAGATGTATCCTGGCTAAAAACAGAGTTTGAAGCGCGGAAAACGGCGGGTTTCGGTGTCAGCTGGCTAGAGAAAAAAGAAATTAAGGAACGCTATGGCATCCTGGCAGAAGGTGGGATTTTATCTGAGGATGGAGGAAGCGTCGATGCCTTTTGCCTGGCACACGATCTGCTCCATTACAACGCCAAAAAAGGCCTTCGGGTATTCGACAGGACCACGCTGAAAAAGGTGAAATACGAAAAAAATAAGGTGCTGGTAGAGCTGGAAACCGGGCTGCAGATTACTGCGGAAAAGGTGATTTACTGTACGGGTTATGAAACACAGGCGATGTTACCGGAAAAGGTCGTTTCCCTAAAAAGTACTTACGCAATGGTGAGCGAAAAAGACCATACCTTATCACCGGAATTGGAAAACACCCTGTTTTGGAATACCGATACCCCATATTTGTATATGCGCAGTACCGCTGATGGCCGGTTATTGGTTGGCGGTGAAGATGAAAACTTTAAAAATCCTGGGCTGAGGGATGCGTTGCTCGGCAGAAAAAGAGATCGGCTCATCAAAACGTTAAAAACTTATCTGCCAGATCATCAGTTTGTTGAAGATTTTTGCTGGTGCGGTACCTTTGGTGAAACTAAAGACGGATTACCGTATATCGGAGCCCATCCAAAGTTCCCCAACAGCTATTTCGTCCTGGGCTTCGGCGG